From the Lysobacter sp. FW306-1B-D06B genome, one window contains:
- a CDS encoding LacI family DNA-binding transcriptional regulator has translation MEKPKKSLRRKGDAVTIDEVAALASVSPMTVSRVVNGQGKVRDSTRERVMRAVKELGYTPNLAASSLAAAQHTRIALIYTNPSSAYLRELLVGALRGAARTAAQLMIDSWDTYNAEAQRNAARELGKSVAGAILPPPLCESKAVVSELVAAGIPVVAIASGRFSQEISCVRIDDFRASQEITAHLISLGHTRIGYIKGHPNQTASARRYEGFQAAHAQAGLEADNALVQQGYFTYRSGLEAAEKLLSHKKPPTAIFASNDDMAAAVVSVAHRRGLDVPRDLSVVGFDDTSAATTVWPELTTIHQPIASMADSAIDILLRSIRRKDKSTRVVVDHVIAHQLVTRDSVAPPAPPKGTRET, from the coding sequence TTGGAGAAGCCGAAGAAGTCGCTGCGCCGCAAGGGCGATGCCGTCACCATCGACGAGGTCGCCGCGCTGGCGAGCGTTTCGCCGATGACGGTCTCGCGCGTGGTCAACGGTCAGGGCAAGGTGCGCGACAGCACGCGCGAACGCGTGATGCGCGCGGTCAAGGAACTGGGCTATACGCCCAACCTCGCCGCCAGTTCGCTCGCCGCCGCGCAGCACACGCGCATCGCGCTGATCTACACCAACCCCAGCTCGGCCTACCTGCGCGAGCTCCTGGTCGGCGCACTGCGCGGCGCGGCGCGCACCGCGGCGCAGCTGATGATCGACAGCTGGGACACTTACAACGCCGAAGCCCAGCGCAACGCCGCGCGCGAACTGGGCAAGAGCGTGGCGGGCGCGATCCTGCCGCCGCCGCTGTGCGAATCCAAGGCGGTGGTGTCGGAGCTGGTGGCGGCAGGCATTCCGGTGGTGGCGATCGCCTCTGGACGTTTCAGCCAGGAAATCTCCTGCGTGCGCATCGACGACTTCCGCGCCAGCCAGGAAATCACCGCGCACCTGATCTCGCTGGGCCACACGCGCATCGGTTACATCAAGGGCCATCCGAACCAGACCGCCAGCGCGCGGCGCTACGAAGGTTTCCAGGCCGCGCACGCGCAGGCCGGGCTCGAAGCCGACAACGCACTGGTGCAGCAGGGTTACTTCACCTACCGCTCGGGCCTGGAAGCCGCGGAAAAGCTGCTCTCGCACAAGAAGCCGCCCACGGCGATCTTCGCCAGCAACGACGACATGGCCGCCGCCGTGGTGTCCGTCGCGCACCGGCGAGGACTGGACGTGCCGCGCGATCTGTCGGTGGTGGGCTTCGACGATACGTCGGCCGCGACCACGGTGTGGCCGGAACTCACCACCATCCACCAGCCCATCGCGTCGATGGCCGACTCGGCCATCGACATCCTGCTGCGCAGCATCCGCCGCAAGGACAAGAGCACGCGCGTGGTGGTGGACCACGTCATCGCGCACCAGCTGGTGACGCGCGACTCGGTGGCTCCGCCCGCGCCGCCGAAGGGCACGCGCGAGACCTGA
- a CDS encoding alpha-glucuronidase family glycosyl hydrolase has product MGIIALALFLLATLLLPRPALAEDGYDLWLRYRPIPEGEAAAYRARIAQLVAPAATPAQQATRDELLRGLGGLLGTAPATAEAVDADGALIVGTPSSSKAIARSRLATKDLGREGYRIRSVEIDGRKATVIAANDDAGAMHGAFHFLRLLQTRQPLDALDIREAPRTQLRMLNHWDNLNRHVERGYAGESIWDWHKLPDYVDPRYTDYARANASIGINATVLNNVNASAQQLTPMYIEKAAALANVFRPYGIRVFLSARFSAPKEIGGLDTADPLDPKVRAWWKAKADEIYKAIPDFGGFLVKANSEGQPGPQDYGRTHADGANMMADAVKPHGGKVIWRAFVYSHETPDDRAKQAFNEFVPLDGKFRDNVMVQVKNGAIDFQPREPFHPLFGAMPKTPLMMEFQITKEYLGFATHLAYLGPMFEETLRADTRVRGEGSTVAEVVDGSLHGYKLTGMAGVANIGSDRNWSGSHFDQANWYVFGRLAWNPQASSRDIAEEWTRMTFSNDTDVVQPIVAMMMGSREAVVDYMTPLGLHHLMGRSHHYGPGPWVQGGPRADWTSVYYHRASKDGIGFDRTTRGSDAVSQYAKPVAAQFDDAAKTPEEFLLWFHHLPWDYTTKSGRPLWDELVVRYTHGVEQVRGMRKTWDGLSGRIDPERHAQVATFLAIQEKEAQWWRDASIAYFQAFSQRPLPAGYAPPAHSLEYYESLEFPFAPGNG; this is encoded by the coding sequence CTGGGGATCATTGCCCTTGCGCTGTTCCTCCTCGCGACCCTGCTACTCCCGCGTCCCGCCCTGGCCGAGGACGGTTACGACCTGTGGCTGCGCTACCGCCCGATCCCCGAAGGCGAGGCCGCCGCCTATCGCGCCCGCATCGCGCAGCTCGTCGCCCCGGCCGCCACGCCCGCGCAGCAGGCCACGCGCGATGAACTCCTGCGCGGTCTCGGCGGCCTGCTCGGCACGGCACCGGCCACCGCCGAAGCGGTCGACGCCGATGGCGCGCTGATCGTCGGCACCCCTTCTTCGTCGAAGGCCATCGCCCGCTCGCGCCTGGCCACGAAGGACCTGGGCCGCGAGGGCTATCGCATCCGCAGCGTGGAGATCGACGGCCGCAAGGCCACCGTCATCGCCGCCAACGACGATGCCGGCGCGATGCACGGCGCCTTCCACTTCCTGCGCCTGCTGCAGACGCGCCAGCCGCTGGACGCGCTCGACATCCGCGAAGCCCCGCGCACGCAGCTGCGCATGCTCAATCACTGGGACAACCTCAACCGCCACGTCGAACGCGGTTATGCGGGTGAATCCATCTGGGACTGGCACAAGCTCCCCGACTATGTCGACCCGCGCTACACCGACTACGCACGCGCCAACGCGTCCATCGGCATCAACGCCACCGTACTCAACAACGTCAACGCGAGCGCGCAGCAGCTCACGCCGATGTACATCGAGAAGGCGGCCGCGCTGGCGAACGTGTTCCGTCCCTACGGCATCCGCGTGTTCCTGAGCGCGCGCTTCAGCGCGCCGAAGGAGATCGGCGGGCTCGACACCGCCGATCCGCTCGATCCGAAGGTCCGCGCGTGGTGGAAGGCGAAGGCCGACGAGATCTACAAGGCCATCCCGGATTTCGGCGGCTTCCTGGTGAAGGCCAATTCCGAAGGCCAGCCCGGTCCGCAGGATTACGGCCGCACGCACGCCGACGGCGCCAACATGATGGCCGACGCGGTGAAGCCGCACGGCGGCAAGGTGATCTGGCGCGCCTTCGTGTATTCGCACGAAACGCCGGATGATCGCGCCAAGCAGGCGTTCAACGAGTTCGTCCCGCTCGACGGCAAGTTCCGCGACAACGTGATGGTGCAGGTGAAGAACGGCGCCATCGACTTCCAGCCGCGCGAGCCGTTCCATCCGCTGTTCGGCGCGATGCCGAAGACGCCGCTGATGATGGAGTTCCAGATCACCAAGGAGTACCTGGGCTTCGCCACGCACCTGGCCTACCTGGGGCCGATGTTCGAGGAGACGCTGCGCGCCGATACGCGCGTGCGCGGCGAAGGCTCCACCGTGGCGGAGGTCGTCGACGGCTCGCTGCACGGCTACAAACTCACCGGCATGGCCGGCGTGGCCAACATCGGCAGCGACCGCAACTGGAGCGGCTCGCACTTCGACCAGGCCAACTGGTACGTGTTCGGCCGGCTCGCATGGAATCCGCAGGCGTCCTCGCGCGACATCGCCGAGGAATGGACGCGCATGACGTTCTCCAATGACACCGATGTCGTGCAGCCCATCGTCGCGATGATGATGGGCTCGCGCGAAGCGGTGGTGGACTACATGACGCCGCTGGGCCTGCACCACCTGATGGGTCGCAGCCACCACTACGGCCCGGGCCCGTGGGTGCAGGGCGGCCCGCGCGCCGACTGGACCAGCGTGTACTACCACCGCGCATCCAAGGACGGCATCGGCTTCGACCGCACCACGCGCGGCAGCGATGCCGTGTCGCAATACGCCAAGCCGGTGGCCGCGCAGTTCGACGATGCGGCGAAGACGCCGGAGGAATTCCTGCTGTGGTTCCACCACCTGCCGTGGGACTACACGACCAAGTCCGGCCGCCCGCTGTGGGACGAGCTGGTCGTGCGCTACACGCACGGCGTCGAGCAGGTGCGCGGCATGCGCAAGACCTGGGACGGCCTGTCCGGCCGCATCGATCCGGAGCGCCACGCACAGGTCGCGACCTTCCTGGCGATCCAGGAGAAGGAAGCGCAGTGGTGGCGCGACGCCAGCATCGCTTACTTCCAGGCCTTCTCGCAGCGCCCGCTGCCGGCCGGCTACGCGCCGCCCGCGCATTCGCTGGAGTACTACGAGTCGCTCGAATTTCCGTTCGCCCCGGGGAATGGCTGA
- a CDS encoding sialate O-acetylesterase — protein MTAAAFVASAADSAPLLHTMFQDHAVLQRGQPIRVFGRAAPGEQVRVVFAGNRAVGRADADGRWSAALPAMKAGGPYTLTASAGGATQTVADVLVGDVWLCSGQSNMELQVWRTLDARAEIAGASSDRIRLLTVPQNGAVTPQDTFATPVKWTATNSDTIRDFSAACYYFARELQKTVDVPMGLINAAWGGSRIQAWTSGDALRKTGYYNDELDVLAQYATDEGGAIGRWGDVWTRWWNARVGAKPGDEPWSATYAPGKDWRTAPRELGAWEKWGVPELAAFDGMVWYRTTVKLTAAQAKQEAVLALAPADEVDMTWVNGVAVGSTYGAGSGREYALPPGLLKEGENTVVVNVLDTYRDGGLSGPASANLVRFKDGTTAPLANAWKYRKVDGSDTPPRAPWQTAAGLSTLYNGMIAPLGPYNLRGMLWYQGESNTFEAQRYRDLLGVLREDWRSRFGAQTPFLIVQLAGYGMPKSAPAESGWAQLRESQRHVADADAHSGLVVAIDIGDRYDIHPSNKQELGRRLARAARHVVYGEKLAPSGPIPQAARRVDDGVVVTFADVDGALTAFGGDGALGFELCGAQPDTCRFASASVRGTAVTLRTPDAHQATRVRYCWGDNPVCTLFDGANLPAGPFEIAIPTASTDDHAR, from the coding sequence ATGACCGCCGCTGCATTCGTCGCCAGCGCAGCCGACAGCGCGCCGCTGCTGCACACGATGTTCCAGGATCACGCCGTGTTGCAGCGCGGCCAGCCGATCCGCGTCTTCGGCCGCGCCGCACCGGGCGAGCAGGTGCGCGTCGTCTTCGCGGGCAATCGCGCCGTCGGCCGCGCCGATGCCGATGGCCGATGGAGCGCCGCGTTGCCGGCGATGAAAGCCGGCGGCCCCTACACCCTCACGGCCAGTGCGGGCGGCGCGACGCAGACCGTCGCCGATGTGCTCGTCGGTGATGTCTGGCTGTGCTCGGGCCAGTCGAACATGGAGTTGCAGGTGTGGCGCACGCTGGATGCACGCGCGGAAATCGCCGGCGCATCCAGCGATCGCATCCGCCTGCTCACCGTGCCGCAGAACGGCGCGGTCACCCCGCAGGACACCTTCGCCACGCCGGTGAAGTGGACCGCCACCAACTCCGACACGATCCGCGACTTCTCCGCCGCTTGTTACTACTTCGCGCGCGAGTTGCAGAAGACCGTCGATGTGCCGATGGGCCTGATCAACGCGGCCTGGGGCGGATCGCGCATCCAGGCGTGGACCAGCGGGGATGCGCTGCGCAAGACCGGCTACTACAACGACGAGCTCGACGTGCTCGCGCAGTACGCCACCGATGAGGGCGGCGCGATCGGTCGCTGGGGCGACGTGTGGACGCGCTGGTGGAACGCGCGCGTCGGAGCGAAGCCCGGCGACGAGCCGTGGAGCGCGACCTACGCACCGGGCAAGGACTGGCGCACCGCGCCGCGCGAGCTGGGCGCGTGGGAGAAGTGGGGCGTGCCGGAGCTGGCCGCATTCGACGGCATGGTCTGGTACCGCACCACGGTCAAGCTCACCGCGGCGCAGGCGAAGCAGGAGGCGGTGCTCGCACTCGCGCCTGCCGATGAAGTGGACATGACGTGGGTGAACGGCGTTGCCGTCGGCAGCACTTACGGCGCCGGCAGCGGCCGCGAGTATGCGCTGCCGCCGGGCCTGCTTAAAGAAGGCGAGAACACCGTCGTCGTCAACGTGCTCGACACCTACCGCGACGGCGGGCTGTCCGGCCCGGCGTCGGCGAACCTGGTGCGCTTCAAGGACGGCACCACCGCACCGCTCGCCAACGCGTGGAAGTACCGCAAGGTCGACGGCAGCGACACGCCGCCGCGCGCGCCATGGCAGACCGCCGCCGGCCTGTCCACGCTCTACAACGGCATGATCGCGCCGCTGGGCCCCTACAACCTGCGCGGCATGCTCTGGTACCAGGGCGAGTCCAACACCTTCGAGGCGCAGCGTTATCGCGACCTGCTGGGCGTGCTGCGCGAGGACTGGCGTTCGCGCTTCGGCGCGCAGACCCCGTTCCTGATCGTGCAGCTCGCCGGTTACGGCATGCCCAAGAGTGCGCCGGCCGAGAGCGGCTGGGCGCAGCTGCGCGAATCGCAGCGACACGTCGCCGACGCCGATGCGCATAGCGGCCTCGTCGTCGCCATCGACATCGGCGATCGCTACGACATCCATCCGTCGAACAAGCAGGAACTCGGCCGCCGCCTCGCGCGCGCGGCGCGTCACGTGGTGTACGGCGAGAAGCTGGCACCGTCAGGCCCGATTCCGCAGGCGGCACGTCGCGTGGACGACGGCGTCGTCGTCACCTTCGCCGACGTGGACGGTGCGCTGACCGCGTTCGGCGGCGACGGCGCGCTGGGTTTCGAGCTGTGCGGCGCGCAGCCCGACACCTGCCGTTTCGCCAGCGCCAGCGTGCGCGGCACCGCCGTCACGCTGCGCACGCCCGACGCGCACCAGGCCACGCGCGTGCGCTACTGCTGGGGCGACAACCCCGTATGCACGCTGTTCGACGGCGCCAACCTGCCGGCCGGACCTTTCGAAATCGCCATCCCCACCGCCTCCACCGACGATCACGCACGATGA
- the manD gene encoding D-mannonate dehydratase ManD, which translates to MNTATTENRHGSARDREIVDAKVIVTCPGRNFVTLKITTRSGITGLGDATLNGRELAVASYLQDHLVPNLIGRDAGRIEDIWQFFHRGAYWRRGPVTMTAIAAVDVALWDILGKMSGLPLYQLLGGRSREGALVYGHANGRDIEEASDEVGKYIEKGFLAVRAQCGVPGVKKAYGISTGGKPYEPAESELPAETVWNTPKYLNVAPKLFERLRADHGDDVELLHDVHHRLTPIEAARLARDLEPFRLFWLEDATPAENQKGFELIRKHSVTPLAVGEVFNSIWDCKHLIENQLIDYIRTTIVHGGGITHVRRIADFAALHAVRTGFHGATDLSPVCMGAALHFDTWVPNFGIQEWMFHSQETNDVFPHDYTFRDGRLHVGDTPGHGVDIDEKLAAKYPYAPKQLPIARLEDGAMWDW; encoded by the coding sequence ATGAATACCGCCACCACCGAAAACCGCCACGGCTCCGCACGCGATCGCGAGATCGTCGACGCAAAGGTCATCGTCACCTGCCCGGGCCGCAACTTCGTCACGCTGAAGATCACCACGCGTTCTGGCATCACCGGCCTGGGCGATGCCACGCTCAACGGCCGCGAACTCGCCGTCGCCTCGTATTTGCAGGACCACCTCGTGCCGAACCTGATCGGCCGCGATGCGGGCCGCATCGAGGACATCTGGCAGTTCTTCCATCGCGGCGCGTACTGGCGCCGCGGCCCGGTGACGATGACCGCGATCGCGGCCGTCGACGTCGCGCTGTGGGACATCCTGGGCAAGATGTCGGGACTGCCGCTGTACCAGCTGCTCGGCGGCCGCTCGCGCGAAGGCGCGCTGGTGTACGGTCACGCCAACGGTCGCGACATCGAAGAGGCCAGCGACGAAGTCGGCAAGTACATAGAGAAGGGCTTCCTCGCCGTGCGCGCGCAGTGCGGCGTGCCGGGCGTGAAGAAGGCCTACGGCATCTCCACCGGCGGCAAGCCGTATGAGCCGGCCGAAAGCGAGCTGCCGGCCGAAACCGTGTGGAACACGCCAAAGTACCTCAACGTCGCGCCGAAGCTGTTCGAACGCCTGCGCGCCGACCACGGTGACGACGTCGAGCTGCTGCACGACGTGCACCACCGCCTCACGCCGATCGAAGCCGCACGCCTTGCACGCGATCTGGAACCCTTCCGCCTGTTCTGGCTGGAAGACGCCACGCCGGCCGAAAACCAGAAGGGCTTCGAACTGATCCGCAAGCACTCGGTCACGCCGCTGGCGGTGGGCGAGGTGTTCAATTCGATCTGGGACTGCAAGCACCTGATCGAGAACCAGCTCATCGACTACATCCGCACGACCATCGTGCACGGCGGCGGCATCACGCACGTGCGCCGCATCGCCGACTTCGCCGCGCTGCACGCGGTGCGCACCGGCTTCCACGGCGCCACCGACCTGTCGCCGGTGTGCATGGGCGCGGCGCTGCACTTCGATACGTGGGTACCGAACTTCGGCATCCAGGAATGGATGTTCCACTCGCAGGAGACCAACGATGTCTTTCCGCACGATTACACGTTCCGCGATGGCCGCCTGCATGTCGGCGATACGCCGGGTCATGGCGTGGACATCGACGAGAAGCTCGCCGCGAAGTATCCATACGCGCCCAAGCAGCTGCCGATCGCGCGGCTGGAAGACGGCGCGATGTGGGATTGGTGA
- a CDS encoding glycoside hydrolase family 43 protein produces the protein MTSAHAAEPVLFDWFEYKGHDATLEQPLKPGQYRNPILTGFYPDPSITRAGDRYYLVNSTFTYYPGIPVFESRDLVHWTQVGNVIDRPSQLDFDGLGMSRGVFAPTIEYHDGTFYVLNTSVDAGGNFIATAKNPAGPWSDPIWLKSIDGIDPALFFDDGKIYLINNDAPEGKPLYEGHRAIWMTELAPDTLQPIGPRKVLINGGMDLSEKPIWIEGPHLHKRDGWYYLVCAEDGTGPQHSQVVARSRSIWGPYTPYEHNPILTQRDLPDDRPDPITNAGHADIVEATDGTWWAVFLGSRNYGVTHYNTGRETYLLPVTWKDGWPTILAHGTRIPQVVDGPSFMQRDATQAPLSGNFTWRDEFDKPTLDTAWLFARVPKQAWADLRSHAGKLSIQPLAEGLDTLRNPSFLARRQQHLAFEASTALAIPAAGGTEAGMAAFQNEKHWFAYTVQRTRDGVQLTLRKRQGEATTTLATTTLPAKAKNITLKVQGDGGQYAFAYDIGSGWQWSKQDVDGTVLSTDVAGGFIGATVGPYARITQEQ, from the coding sequence ATGACATCGGCCCACGCCGCCGAACCCGTCCTCTTCGACTGGTTCGAGTACAAGGGCCACGACGCGACGCTCGAGCAACCGCTGAAACCGGGTCAGTACCGCAACCCGATCCTCACCGGCTTCTATCCCGATCCCAGCATCACGCGCGCGGGCGATCGCTACTACCTGGTCAACTCGACGTTCACCTACTACCCCGGCATTCCGGTGTTCGAAAGCCGGGATCTGGTGCACTGGACGCAGGTCGGCAACGTCATCGACCGGCCGTCGCAGCTCGACTTCGATGGTCTGGGCATGTCGCGCGGCGTGTTCGCACCGACCATCGAGTACCACGACGGCACGTTCTACGTGTTGAACACGTCGGTGGACGCGGGCGGCAACTTCATCGCCACCGCGAAGAACCCCGCTGGCCCGTGGTCGGACCCGATCTGGCTGAAGAGCATCGACGGCATCGACCCGGCGCTGTTCTTCGATGACGGCAAGATCTACCTGATCAACAACGACGCGCCCGAAGGCAAGCCGCTGTACGAAGGCCACCGCGCGATCTGGATGACGGAACTGGCGCCCGACACGCTCCAACCCATCGGCCCGCGCAAGGTGCTCATCAACGGCGGCATGGACCTGTCGGAAAAGCCGATCTGGATCGAAGGCCCGCACCTGCACAAACGCGACGGCTGGTACTACCTCGTCTGCGCCGAGGACGGCACCGGGCCGCAGCATTCGCAGGTGGTCGCGCGCAGCCGCTCGATCTGGGGGCCGTACACGCCGTACGAACACAACCCGATCCTCACGCAGCGCGATCTTCCCGACGACCGTCCGGATCCAATCACCAACGCAGGCCATGCCGACATCGTCGAAGCCACCGATGGCACCTGGTGGGCCGTGTTCCTCGGCAGCCGCAATTACGGCGTCACGCACTACAACACCGGCCGCGAAACCTACCTGCTGCCGGTGACGTGGAAGGACGGCTGGCCGACGATTCTGGCGCACGGCACGCGCATTCCGCAGGTCGTCGACGGTCCCTCGTTCATGCAGCGCGACGCCACGCAGGCGCCGCTGAGCGGCAACTTCACCTGGCGCGATGAGTTCGACAAACCCACGCTCGACACCGCATGGCTGTTCGCACGCGTGCCGAAGCAGGCATGGGCGGATCTGCGCTCGCACGCCGGGAAACTGTCGATCCAGCCGCTGGCCGAGGGCCTGGATACGTTGCGCAATCCTTCGTTCCTCGCGCGTCGACAGCAGCACCTCGCGTTCGAGGCGAGCACCGCGCTGGCGATTCCAGCGGCCGGCGGCACCGAGGCCGGAATGGCCGCCTTCCAGAACGAGAAGCACTGGTTCGCGTACACGGTCCAGCGCACGCGTGACGGCGTGCAACTGACGCTGCGCAAGCGACAGGGCGAGGCGACGACGACGCTGGCGACGACGACGCTGCCGGCGAAGGCGAAGAACATCACGCTGAAGGTCCAGGGCGACGGCGGCCAGTACGCCTTCGCCTACGACATCGGCAGCGGTTGGCAGTGGTCGAAGCAGGACGTGGACGGCACGGTGCTGAGCACCGATGTCGCGGGTGGCTTCATCGGAGCGACGGTGGGGCCGTATGCACGTATCACGCAGGAACAGTGA
- a CDS encoding glycoside hydrolase family 3 C-terminal domain-containing protein, translating to MQTFCAHAADPAKRPWLDTSQSFEQRAASLVSQMTLEEKAAQMQNAAPAIERLGVPAYDWWNEALHGVARAGGATVFPQAIGMAATFDVPLMAKTADVISDEARAKHHEFARHDQRGRYQGLTFWSPNINIFRDPRWGRGQETYGEDPYLTSRMGVAFVKGLQGDDPKYRKLDATAKHFAVHSGPEADRHTFDAKPTQRDLRETYLPAFEALVKEGDVDAVMGAYNRVYGESASASKFLLRDVLREEWGFKGYVVSDCWAIVDIWKHHKIVATPEEAAALAVNNGTQLDCGDTYMPSLPVAVRKGLIPEAEIDAALTQLFTARMRLGMFDPPSQVRWAGIPYSVNQSPAHDALSRKVAQESIVLLKNDGILPLSRDIRRIAVVGPTADDTMALLGNYYGTPAAPVTILQGIREAAPNAQVVHARGVDLVEGRDDPAATPLIEPQHLRPSAGSTERGLRGEYFRNRDLTGKPVLVRVDSQIGYRWDRGSPTDNLMARGEAQGGQDVPADDFSIRWSGQLLPPVSGSYTIEASGNDGFRLYLDGKRIIDHWENTDRLHAEHATVELQGGRAYDIRLEYYERERDAGVRLAWRMPGAKPPFEEAVQAARDSDVVIFVGGLTGDVEGEEMTVNYPGFAGGDRTDIRLPETQRKLLEALHATGKPVVLVLTTGSAIAVDWAKQNLPAIVVAWYPGQRGGNAVADVLFGDANPAGRLPVTFYKGDEKLPAFDDYAMRGRTYRYFEGEPLYPFGHGLSYTTFAYDGLRLDRARADATQPVKVSFNVKNTGTRAGDEVVQLYLHPLKPQRERAGKELRGFQRVHLQPGESREVSFTITPAHDLRTWDEARKAYAVDPGAYEVQVGASSADIRARKTLTVTK from the coding sequence GTGCAGACCTTCTGCGCGCACGCGGCCGACCCCGCCAAGCGCCCCTGGCTCGACACCAGCCAAAGTTTCGAGCAACGCGCCGCCAGCCTCGTCTCGCAGATGACGCTGGAAGAGAAGGCTGCGCAGATGCAGAACGCCGCACCGGCCATCGAGCGCCTGGGCGTGCCCGCCTACGACTGGTGGAACGAAGCGCTGCACGGCGTCGCACGCGCGGGCGGTGCCACGGTATTCCCGCAGGCCATCGGCATGGCGGCGACGTTCGACGTGCCGCTGATGGCGAAGACCGCCGATGTCATCAGCGACGAAGCGCGCGCCAAGCACCACGAGTTCGCCCGCCACGATCAGCGCGGCCGCTACCAAGGCCTCACGTTCTGGTCGCCGAACATCAACATCTTCCGCGACCCGCGCTGGGGCCGCGGGCAGGAAACCTACGGCGAAGACCCGTACCTGACGTCGCGCATGGGCGTGGCCTTCGTGAAGGGGTTGCAGGGCGATGATCCGAAGTACCGCAAGCTCGACGCCACCGCCAAGCACTTCGCCGTGCACAGCGGCCCGGAGGCCGACCGCCACACCTTCGACGCCAAGCCCACGCAGCGCGACCTGCGCGAGACCTACCTGCCCGCGTTCGAAGCACTGGTGAAGGAGGGCGATGTCGATGCGGTGATGGGCGCCTACAACCGCGTGTACGGCGAATCGGCCAGTGCCAGCAAGTTCCTGCTGCGCGACGTGCTGCGCGAGGAATGGGGCTTCAAGGGCTACGTCGTGTCCGACTGCTGGGCGATCGTGGACATCTGGAAGCACCACAAGATCGTCGCCACGCCGGAGGAAGCCGCCGCACTCGCGGTGAATAACGGCACGCAGCTGGATTGCGGCGACACGTACATGCCCTCGCTGCCGGTCGCGGTGCGCAAGGGCCTGATCCCGGAAGCGGAGATCGATGCCGCGCTCACGCAGCTGTTCACCGCGCGCATGCGCCTGGGCATGTTCGATCCGCCGTCGCAGGTGCGCTGGGCGGGCATTCCGTACTCGGTGAACCAGTCGCCGGCGCACGATGCGCTCTCGCGCAAGGTCGCGCAGGAGTCGATCGTCCTGCTGAAGAACGACGGCATCCTTCCGCTGTCGCGCGACATCAGGCGCATCGCCGTCGTCGGCCCCACCGCCGACGACACGATGGCGCTGCTGGGCAATTACTACGGCACGCCGGCCGCGCCGGTGACGATCCTGCAAGGCATCCGCGAGGCGGCGCCGAATGCGCAGGTGGTGCACGCGCGCGGCGTCGACCTGGTGGAAGGCCGCGACGATCCCGCCGCGACGCCGCTGATCGAACCGCAGCACCTGCGCCCGTCGGCGGGTTCGACCGAACGCGGCCTGCGCGGCGAGTACTTCCGCAACCGCGATCTCACCGGCAAGCCGGTGCTGGTGCGCGTGGATTCGCAGATCGGTTACCGCTGGGACCGCGGTTCGCCCACCGACAACCTGATGGCGCGCGGCGAAGCGCAGGGCGGGCAGGACGTGCCGGCGGACGACTTCAGCATCCGCTGGAGCGGCCAGCTGCTGCCGCCGGTGAGCGGCAGCTACACGATCGAAGCGTCCGGCAACGACGGCTTCCGCCTGTACCTGGACGGCAAGCGGATCATCGACCACTGGGAGAACACCGACCGCCTGCACGCCGAACACGCGACGGTCGAACTGCAGGGCGGTCGCGCCTACGACATCCGCCTGGAGTATTACGAGCGCGAACGCGACGCCGGCGTGCGCCTGGCGTGGCGCATGCCCGGCGCGAAGCCGCCGTTCGAGGAAGCCGTGCAGGCCGCGCGCGATTCCGACGTGGTGATCTTCGTCGGCGGCCTCACCGGCGACGTCGAAGGCGAAGAGATGACGGTGAACTACCCCGGCTTCGCCGGCGGCGACCGCACCGACATCCGCCTGCCCGAAACGCAGCGCAAGCTGCTTGAAGCGCTGCACGCCACGGGCAAGCCGGTGGTGCTGGTGCTGACCACGGGTTCGGCGATCGCGGTGGACTGGGCCAAGCAGAACCTGCCGGCGATTGTGGTGGCCTGGTATCCGGGACAGCGCGGCGGCAACGCCGTGGCCGATGTGCTGTTCGGCGATGCCAACCCCGCCGGGCGCCTGCCGGTGACGTTCTACAAGGGCGACGAGAAGCTGCCCGCGTTCGACGACTACGCGATGCGCGGCCGCACGTACCGCTATTTCGAGGGCGAGCCGCTGTATCCGTTCGGGCATGGCCTGTCGTACACGACGTTCGCCTACGACGGCCTGCGCCTGGATCGCGCACGCGCGGATGCGACGCAGCCGGTGAAGGTGTCATTCAACGTGAAGAACACCGGCACGCGCGCGGGCGACGAGGTGGTGCAGCTGTACCTGCATCCGCTCAAGCCGCAGCGCGAGCGCGCGGGCAAGGAGCTGCGCGGCTTCCAGCGCGTGCATCTGCAACCGGGCGAATCGCGCGAGGTGAGCTTCACGATCACGCCGGCCCATGACCTGCGCACCTGGGACGAAGCGCGCAAGGCGTACGCCGTCGATCCGGGGGCGTATGAGGTGCAGGTGGGCGCTTCCAGCGCGGATATCCGTGCGAGGAAGACGTTGACGGTAACGAAGTAA